The genomic window TTTTTCCATtgagatttaaataaaaaaatttgatccctctaatttgtttttttttttttacacattactCTAAAAAATAggctaaatgaaaaaaaaaacgacaaaattagttctatcttttttttctaaCCCGAGTTAAGTAACCATGATTTTGCCTTGTCGTTGATTTGAGCACACTCAGGCTAGAAGAATTCATTAGTAGAAGACGTGGATGTGATGATGAAGATGATGTAGATGCTGTTGAAGAAGTTGGTTGATGCTATTTCTGTCGTCGATGGTAAATACTTTTATGATTGTTGAGTGAGTTGAGCGTTCGGAAGACCTTGTGACATAGCGTACAAACAGCACTATGAAGCGGTTGCAGATGTTGTTGTTCCGTGTGTCGTTTCAATGTCAATCGTGTACTCAATGATTTTCCACACACATTACACCGATGTGCACCAGCTCCACTGCCCGCCAACATCAACATGCCCCCTGCCAAACATACCCGAACCGATtagtttatttcatattaaaattgtgtgaaatttatctgtatttattttaattaatttattataaaagcaaattttttcaaaggcaCTTAGtgtgtgtataatttttatattttatcaaaaatagaacaaaattggtaactagatttttttaataacaaaattattaaaataaatacagatagtttttttttttcttttttgattctAAGTCTAAAATCTTGGTAGAATACATTTATTTGGGTAGTTATTATCTGTCGTCTACGATAAATATTctaccaaaaatataattaataacaaaatcgAACGTATCGTATTAAAATTGGCAGGGGGCAGTGTGATATATTTATTCACATACAAGTAAAACATTTGATAtctcgaaatttgttttttttttatcttatatacaaaaaattacgaaacaataataatatattaaaaaacataaaaaaatttataaaaaaaaatttgttctctcCTTTTTAATTCATATGAAAATAAGGCAAATGTCTGTGCGGTATTTTAACATTTCGATGATAAATACTTTTGTGATTTCGTAATGAATTTAATGAGCTGTAAACCCGTTTACATATTGTGCACACTGGTTCACGCGATGGTCTCATATGTACATTTTGTATATGTCTCTTCAATCGAGTTAACGATGATAGTGATTTGTTGCAAGGTTCACATCGAAACGCTTCTTCATTGCTGTTCCCACAGCCACCGCCACTGCCCATAATGGTATCAGCAAGAGGGGGGCTGCTGCTACTGTGGTGATGATGGTGGGTGACACCTGGCGGCACATAACGTGGCCCCAAATTAGCTTTATTTTCGTTATCTAGGATTATTAACCCTCTCTCTATTTTTACTttaagttataatattattaattaaggcAGATTTTTCTTAGtggattttcgaaataaataatacacatttcgaattcgattgaaaattttatatatacttaaaGAAATTACACTTGTTTTACAATATGTTATGTAACATGTGCTTTATATCCTTCGTTGATTGGAATCcggttaatatttttaaaagttcttcCTTAATTTCAAACGTCCATGTGTTCCTCAAATCTCGCGATttctgaaatttgtttttcgtttttcgaagaTGTGTGTGAATCCATCAtgcttttttgttttctgatatatttcaaacaCTTTAACGAcacccaaaaaaaagttttttcactctcattttaacgaataatttagaatttatttaaagttttcgcacaaaaatcaaattcgaatatttaaatttttacaccgTTTTACAAAccgatttaatttattataatttttttaacgaactgccaaaataaaaataaaaaatattacgaaacaaaaaaaaaacaatgtttgatttgaaaaaacataaaaaattaaaataaataaatccgcCGAGCGCAACAGAAAACAATgcgacaaataaaaaacaaaaaaattgatttgtttaaaaaacgaTCACAATTACTAAAACACAGAATACACAAGCATTTCTTTGGAAACTCAGAGAACGAACGTGTAAAAAacaataacgaaaaatttaataaaaaaacatgaaagtATTAAgtgatttcataaaatattaagtggtttcatattttcatcaaattatttttttgtttttgctataatttttgtttgtttgtatttttatttttggatattttatgaAGTccttaatagttttttttcgtacTATAGACAACAGTGTATAAAatagttgttttaaaaaataaaaggtttaatTTTATGAGAATACGGTTCTTACCTTGTGAAGTTCCTGCGAGGCTTTCAGCTGTGCTTTGTAAACTAGGACTGCCCAAtcctaaaatattgaaaatacaatttattaatcagcaaataaacaatttattaaacgtcaaaaatttattgttttggtttttttttagagTAATAGAAGAGTAAAGAACCATACATCACAAAATCTAGTTGATTTGACTATTAGACAAAAATCTATAAGAAATTGCCTGAAATAGTTCCGAAAATtgtatttcgtataattttagAAGCTATGCTCTAATCATTAAATGAGTTACATCGAAATTAAAGGCAAAAAATCGCTATTTTTTATGGGTATTACTCCTTTGGAAGAATCACAAACAATTATTTGCTTCAGAATATGATAAAACTTGTTATTCAAtgtaattttaaccaaaaaaatacttcatttaatgattggtcgAATATTTCTACGAAAACTTCCGAAATCCTATATGAAGCCGTAATTTTTTTAGAGATCTTTACACTACATATCgctaaaatgttaatttctaGATATCTTTTAAAGTGTACTACcgataaaatccaaaaaatcagATATCGATAGAGACaatgataaaattgtattttgatcTCGATAAAACTCTTactgattaaaatttgttatctcATGACTAGACTTTAAGGACGGtatcttactcttattactCTATGTTTGATATgaacttttttaacaatttgtttCGATCTTTATCTGACCATTATGAATTTCCTTTAAAATTGGTACACCAGTACCATCTTAATTTTCGTCTCTTTTTGCAATACGGAAATAGTTATCCTTTACCTCTACCATTCATATCGTAAGTGTTAATATTagtaatattcataattttatttaaagtgataaataatttgtgttttgtTCGGATTTCGTTGGTTGTATTCGAAGGAAAAACACGTTAAATAATCGGTACCTGGATATCAAACCCAAATGAATTCGACATACTTCTAATAATTTAactctaaataaatttaaaaaatataaattacctgCTAAACCTGTAGGATCGCCTGTTAATGCAGccatactaaaattaaaagtacCAGCAGCAGTCGCAAAAAGTTTACTATCACTTGCAGTTAGAAATGCAGGATGTATTCGTAAATCGTGTTCATCATGATCACCAACTGAGCAATTTGATGGGGGTCCTTTTTTATCTGTTCCACTATTTGAGTCCATACTGTTATTGTCTATATCTAATGATGCATCCATTGGTTCGTTTTTTACATCGTCATCATGATTCGTAGGCCGTGGTGGTAGTCCTGCAGTAATATGTGGTGAATGTGGTGCACTATCTAAACCATTTCCATGTCCAATACTTTCCGAATTATGTAAAGCAGCTAATGCAGCAGCATGTTTCATTGCCGATGGTGAAAAATCAGTGGGTGTCAACTGTTCCGGTGgtgaattattattaagattAATATCCTGACGTGGTCGTTTTTGTTCCGATTCAGTGATTTGTTGTTCCAATGAATTACGTCGTTCTCTTCTACTATTTGATGATCGACGTGGTGGATGTCCATTACTCTCTGGTGATGGTATATCATCCGGATGATGTAATGGCGGTGAATGATGATTTTGAGGTGTTCCACCTCTGTTGTTATTTGTTTGTTGTTGTACTTGAGCGGCAATATCACCACGTTCTTCTCCATGTTGCTGCGTTAGGCCACTGACTCGTAATACTTCAGCTGTTTTTAGAAACGAACTTAACGATCGTTGATGTACGTTTACTTCACCGTGATATATGAATTCAACCAATGCATGGAGGTCAGTAAATGCCACATCTTGAAGCACTATTACTGGATGTTTGCATGGTGTGctctaaacataaataaattaaaattagccacttttaaataaaaagattttaatttaaaacaaaatttctggTTATTTACAACAACTTATTGTTTACCAAACTAAACGTCAATGTTCACTTGACAGTTCATACTAGCGCATGCgtgttttaaatgttaaattgcAATTCTATGTAGCACATTTCATATAACTtgaacatatttaattaaaataatatgtgtttACTGCAATTACTAAATCTAAATTGTttagtaaaattgtttaaaacaaatttttatgcaattcaaaataaatttcttccATTTAAAATTGCTGTTATGCAGCCATTTCGTTTTGAATTCTGAATTCAAGTTATATGAAAAACCAAATGATTATGCCGTAAGAAAGGGATGGTTCGTATGATTTTCATTGATGTTTTGTAGTAAACGGTAAACCATGTGGTTACTACGTATAATGACCTGAATAtttacacattacacatatttTATTCACTACCTTGTACTTCCTTCGCCTTTAAGAAGTATGCAAGATTATTGTGATTAAATTACTTGTAAAGTGATGTTATTATGTTCTATAACGAACACcctcaaaattttatacttttcatgaTCATTTTTCAGTTTGTGTCGTTCATTTTGCGATTGAAAGACGACAAGTCTCTGAGATATCGACAAAAATTGTCCTAGGATACCAATAAAAACTAATcatctaaaaatttcaactcaatatttgctacttttgaataaaattacactagataatgatttttattcataacGCAGGCAAttgtgtttcggaatttgatgaaacttagtaGTAATTTTAggggtaatttaatttttaaattaggggtaattttgaccaaaaaagtacaaaaaaagagTTAAGTTAAAGATCGGGTGGGTAGTTTTTGAGGTATCGTCTAAAATCCTGTACGGATAGCTTTTATTTCGGAGCGATTTTGAATATATCTTGAAAAATACTCTTTTAATTGTCAAATATgcaagatttttatattttttggttccTAGTTATCCTAAAAAATCCAAgggaattgaaatttttggaatgaagatttttatattttttggttccTAGTTATCCTAAAAAATCCAAGGGAATGAAATTTTGGTTGACTTTGTGATTGAATGTCATGTTACTAAGGTATCCACTGAAAAAATTTCTCTGGGATATCACTCTTCATACACGAATTTGGTCGATACCTCTGCAACTACTCTTCCATTTATCAAAAGGAtccaactttttaatttttcgtgtTAAAAGTAAAGGGGACAAAAtattaatcctttttttttgtttttttttttaaacttaatgtactttcaaaaaataccaagaaaatatttaaaatctattttgagATATTCGAAGGGAAATTCGTTCACTTCGTCGGTTTAATTGTCAAAATTAACTTTCTGTATATTTTTGCCGATTGTGCattcttaaaatcaaatttatactCGCCTGtataatttgtacatttttataatctttaaaaaaaaatttcaataccttTAGAAGTTCTCTGAAATATGGACTGCACGCTGAAAGTACAACTCGATGTGCCTTTAAACTTTTACCATCGCAAGCTAATGTAACATCCACAAAATCTTCGTCATCGCGTAAATTCTCGAATGCCGAAGTTATACTGCTTTGATAATTGTTCCAACGTAAACAAAAATGCTGAGTATCTACCATGATAACTAATTATCGCCTGaaacaaataacataaaatattttattaacttttcatcgaattcaaaataaaatttctagaaGACTATAACtaagatatattaattataatatcttgataattgtgaaaattaatatcCAGGGGTTTTTGGGGCGGAAAATCGATCTAGCagggttttattttttaaaaaacgtcttttatccgtgttttctggaaaaactgaaatattgactgcaaaatgtgacttcctgacatctattggcgacgaaatgaagtacattaccgggacattgaaattggtatttgtgtggagacattttaaatggtgcTTATATGAGTGATaatatttgtgtctttttaactcaaaaaataccgagtaaagctcggtcatccagtaaataacttaaatttatctaattaggaaaaatgtataataaattcaataaattctgACGTTTAgtattttaatcgaaaattttatataatgcaGGCAACGATatttaactgaaaataaataattttggacAAGCATTCAAAggattatttttgtaaagtataaatttaaaagacaaataataaactaatgAATTTTCATAGATTATGGATACtttgaaattctttaatttGCAACCGTTCAGAAATATCTGCTAAATAGTTGGTACTCCGCATTATTCCCATGAATACacagttttgtaatttaatcgacaaaatataaataaacggTGTGAAGTAATGAATGGAGGGTGTACTTTATTAATGGTTCATTAAAACAgcaaagtaattaaatttacaaattaaatattacacagTGATTAACTTATCCATGTACAATGGAATTgagaatattcatttataagtGCTTTTAATTTGATCATCAAAGTTGGTGTGATAGACAGCTATTGTTCTGTAAAACTTCGATAAAAGTTCAAACCTACTCCAATATTGATACAAGTACCTACACCGAAATCCAGGCCTATCATCAATAAAAAGGAACGAGAAATGTCGAAAGGCCAcctggtaggaactatgttctttttgCCATTAATTATGTATTATGGAACGACAATCACAATGAaggaatggtaataaaattgtatttaataagttcttttttttcaagtttcgtTAAtacattaatgaaaaaaaatcaggCATGGgttagttattttaagtcgaaatcaccattgttaaaactttattgtgtgtctctttatccaagtccgcattgctcatagaggaggaagcgagacgggtgtacgactcttctacctatctcagtttttctaatagtaatgagaaaGGTAGAAaacaaatgttgtctctctgtcttactcgtattattggttgacactggttaggttgtcgttgtcttgctcgttatttagttacagaagACTGAGGGACTTCGCTGAGTCACATTTGCTCATGcctgaaataaattatacatgtgataaaattattttatggttgGGTATCTTTTTAACTTTGTCGGCAAATAATCATTAATAACTAAAAGCCATCTctgaacagtaatcagaagttaccaaagatcagaatcaaaagttgtttgacAAAGTTGAATTAGAAAAAAGTGTGTTGATGTGCATAGGTTTCGTTCTGACATAATCACAAGACTACCTACggcttgattgagaatattattaatatttcaagataataaactataGCTTTCGAAATACATATAACGATTTTGTTTTgccaaaaatgaatatttgtatAGAATATcttagatttttatatttttttgatgaaaattactgtttatatattcagttttatccaaattgaagcattttactcaatttttgtaagttttttaaaGGTTTATATTCCTACCGCttgtgaaaaaatcaaaaacatcaCAGGCAACTTAAAAACAATGGAAAAATCTTTTCAtcgagttatttttaaaatattctttgatattttgtaaaaaatttgaagaaattttcggTAATTTCTATAGAATTAAGCTAATAATCGTAAAATAGATCACCGTACTTTTTAGAAGTGCAGCATTCATCAAATTAACGATAAGTTACGattctaaattataaatcatactGAAAATGAGTAACATTGAATGAGCAGTTGAAATACGTACTTATAAATCAAGATAATTGGTCTACGGCTTctggaaaatttgaaatattttgtcggTTTTATCATACTTTCTTATGCTTTTCACAAAGGAAGTAAAAAGAGATTGGGGCACGCcaaacgaataaattttttctaaatagtaATAAACATCCTAACTAATAATGACTTTTGATGAAGGTcgaatgaacattttttttaaataacattatgtTTTGAATGTCGTAAAtcagataaattattatttctattcaatGATATACGTTCAGAAATAGATTATATTCATAGAAACATAAAcattaaacttaatattattacgtcgaaaaaaaaattttttttctgcaataaaaaaatctaattatatttttagttactattttaaaaatagttaataagtATGACCTATctatttattcttattatacAAAGTGAGACATAATTGAATATACAGTTCGGTACGGTGGAACCATAGTGAtccaaggaacattttttataaaaaataagaaaactatgtttttaagttttaaggaaattaatgattttaactgATTGGTTTTTATTGTTGGAATATTGGGAAAacaatattcattgaatttctttatttgaaataaattctcCATCTAGGAGATTTTCCTGATATTATagcacttaaaatttaattgtaaaacccAATTGATTTATGAGTCAGATCGATAGTCTAGAATTATGAACAAAAACACGGTACCAGTTAGCGACTAATAATAGAGAAACTAGTACCTATTTCTTATAACTGTATACCCACTTACACCCTACTCTGTATTTatatctattaaattaaataaatataagaaatatgtttataaaaaaaatattcattgccAAAATGcacatataaaaaattctttttgcaaccaaatctttttttgtttctgtaataatattagtttttttattaacaataaacgagtaatcgaaaaataaggaaataggttaggttaggttaggttatattggctgtgcACGAAGGaaacacttaggctatagagcccattgtgataccatatatgttttTTACCACCTTGaagctgataatttcatttatcaactcctcaatttcagaggctgagtgcacctccttcatgcatataccatgcactacaccagcacACCAcatctattaattaaattaatttatgttgcgacggcggaaatcgaacccgctaccctgggcataccgcggacgaaaatggtaacgccttaaccaactgagctaccaggGCGACAAATTAAGGAATatgataatacaaaaacaaatgaatttgtTGGGTCCGTCGCTTTGCTGGAAATTTCGATTAATATGAAGCTTAGTGAGTAGCTTAATTGTtagttctttttaattttaatttcattggcGACTCGACTCAATTACAATAGAATTGGGTATCGAGGGAGTatcccaaaaaatatattaacaatctGAGCGGAACGAAACGAAatcttattttgttaaataatatgtttaatcGTTTATTCTgctttatacatttataaaaaatatacattaacaataaataattaaaataataaaaaataattttattattagtgtatgactacaagttttttatttgatctcaaaatttttcgaacttgcgttcattctcactaataataaaatcattttttattattttaattatttattataatatagtatgtactaccaaaaacctaatataaattcaattaatacatTTACAATTGATTATGTAACTATGATTAAGAAAACCTTGAAATTCAggatttgtaaacaattttgtattaattggaatgaattatattttacaaaattttacaaaactgaaaataaaagaaacaaaattgtagaatataattttaaacagcAGTAATaacgaatttaattttagaaattatgtaattttacaatgtaaaatgtaaaaagaacgtttgttttaaaagttttctcaaAGTCCAAAATTTGCAGAATGTGGGATCATAAATTCTAATCTGAATTATCATTACGCAggaataattatattatcatacacaaaatatcaaaaaaattgcttGACGTTTACTTACGAGATAAAAACTATCTCCTTTCCTgcgaaaaatacacaaaaagttttcacttattttaataaGATGTTTATAGTTTTgtcgaaatattaaaatttaaaaatgtctcagatttgaaatttttataattacagtCAGCAAATTGGGACATTTagcattttaataattcaatcagaaattttatctaatGCAAGTAATGATATTtaactgaaaattaataattttggacaagctaattaaaaataataatttttgtaaaatgtaaattttgaagaCAAATAATAGAATAATGAATTCTGATAGAttatactttgaaattttttcaattttgcatTCTGACCTATTACAATCAGATACaactttaaaagtaatatttgaggatacctactttaaatttttaatttgtaaattgctTCTATTAACATAGTATCCAAATTAGTTTTAACAATTGATTGTTTtgcatttgaaattaatatttagaaaaccaaattggtttgaatttgaatatattgattatattaCATGGGTCAATACCAGTGAGGtcatattgaataaatatagcATTATGAttgtcaaaaaaatcgaatattgcatttttaatttttcaataatttttatttcgaaaactaagcgtctagagaaaaaatcataaGAGTACTTCTTTGCTTagaactgatcaaaaaatacaaaaatatttattttgaaaaaattcaaaatattgtacTTTGCGCAAACCCCCACCCACTTCttgtttatcaatcgattttttcATCAACgtacttgacctttcaaataccaaaacccttcttaatatcaatttttattcacttaAATTTGCGACCGCAAGAGAATTACATATACAAATGTTATGCTGGTTTGTGTTCgcttcaaaaactcaaaaatttctgcatcgattcagctcaaattttgacacgatatGCAACCCGCTTAGAGgatggtttttatctatttttacccTCGGCGCAAGTGGGTTATGGAGGGGAAtgaacaatcaattattttcaaatatacccaagtaagCTATcgataaaagagcatgacgtgtacattacctaCATAACTATAACCCCCGACGTAAGGGGGTATGGGAGTGGAATGGAAGCGGGGATGAATCTGAAAATCAatcttggtttttgaaattttttttaaaaaaacattatatcaGTTAAACTAAAAGTTTATAGatcttattttgtaataaaattaaccgATGTTCCCACGAATTAACTCCTCTTAttttacacacacaaaaaaaaacttaactcgAGTAGGTTTTAATTGTTCACCCCCTCATACGAGATACGCATCCCTCTTGGCGGGAGCCGTCTAAACCAGAATGATTATGAAAATCAACAAGATATTGTTACGCCTACTCATTAAAAtactgtttatttataaatcgtaattaattcaatttacattttttcaataataggtaaatttaattattttatcaataatttatttattttaccttaAAGCGTACTTCAATACAggatatgagttttttttttaatcagtaaCAAAACTAGTAATTTTTCATTCTGAGAAAAGAGTAcctatattatgtataattgcGTTGAATGTCCAATGAGCCATATTTGATTGTATAATTAGAAGGACATCgtcgaacaaaaatttatactatTCACGTGTACTTCTTAAAAATCCTgtcacaaaatttttacttaaactcATTTAGAGATGAGTTTGTCGAACCACCGACGGTTTTCCTCAGACCCGGAACTTTTACTatcattgtaaattaaaaagttcatGGAGGTTGATTTTATATCTATCACATCACACTACAAATTTGgtctcaaaaatataaaactgtatAAGTTGAAACTTTGTCTAAAGGATGTGAAAccttaaattcataaaaaaaacttttaacaaaaagaaaaccgacttcaaaagaaaaacttttccaaaaaaaattaatatgcactaaaaagtaaaaaaaaaaacgataatataatgtagttaaaattattgttatttttggagtcggtgaggaaacaactgtgacagaacagtttgctacattagcttagctggcaccgactccaaaaataacagtaattttaactacattatactatcgttattgttttactttttagtgcatatttatttattttggaaaagttttttttttattttgtgatttttagtgaatctaaagtacactaactaatttgtcattaaaaaaagaaatcatcatcgaaatcggttggcgtgatattgagttattcgtcctcttgtacTGCattcttaatgcaaatttaagacttttatggttttctaatggatgccgttgtcagaattggaccaaaataaaatgggaccacacggaaagcattagttttcaaatagataaaacttcatcaaaatcggttcacccagtcgaaagttctgaggtaacatacattaaaaaaaatatagttgaaTTGAGAACCtactccttttttgtttgaagtcggttaaaaagagaTATTAATGTATGAGATTTTGTAATCTTATAAGCAAGCAAtggtatatacaaatattatattcttgGAGAAAAGGTATTATTTCTGGTAGAATGCTTTTTCACTGTTTATAGAAGTATTCTCATATCCCTCACCTGTTGAATATCATACGagaaaaaatcattaatcaaaATATCGCTACAATTTGTTAGTTGAGACCTTGATTAATAGGGCATATTCGAttctaaatttccaaaaattcagtttatatttcaataaaatagtattatttaagactttaaatcaattaaaactatatatatttaattcttCCCGCCGCTTCCACCATCgtaaattataatgattataaGTATAATACAAGAATtcttattagaattttataaattcggAATTTTTTGCCTGTCAATTAAAATAGATATTCGCTGTCAAAGTTGGAACGTTTCTTGTTAAAAAGGTACACAAAAAACGATTATTAtgaaaaccaaatatttttgtctATAGTAAGTATgtgtacttttaaatttttg from Chrysoperla carnea chromosome 2, inChrCarn1.1, whole genome shotgun sequence includes these protein-coding regions:
- the LOC123293860 gene encoding broad-complex core protein isoforms 1/2/3/4/5 isoform X3; this encodes MVDTQHFCLRWNNYQSSITSAFENLRDDEDFVDVTLACDGKSLKAHRVVLSACSPYFRELLKSTPCKHPVIVLQDVAFTDLHALVEFIYHGEVNVHQRSLSSFLKTAEVLRVSGLTQQHGEERGDIAAQVQQQTNNNRGGTPQNHHSPPLHHPDDIPSPESNGHPPRRSSNSRRERRNSLEQQITESEQKRPRQDINLNNNSPPEQLTPTDFSPSAMKHAAALAALHNSESIGHGNGLDSAPHSPHITAGLPPRPTNHDDDVKNEPMDASLDIDNNSMDSNSGTDKKGPPSNCSVGDHDEHDLRIHPAFLTASDSKLFATAAGTFNFSMAALTGDPTGLAGLGSPSLQSTAESLAGTSQGGMLMLAGSGAGAHRCNVCGKSLSTRLTLKRHTEQQHLQPLHSAVCTLCHKVFRTLNSLNNHKSIYHRRQK
- the LOC123293860 gene encoding broad-complex core protein isoforms 1/2/3/4/5 isoform X4, yielding MVDTQHFCLRWNNYQSSITSAFENLRDDEDFVDVTLACDGKSLKAHRVVLSACSPYFRELLKSTPCKHPVIVLQDVAFTDLHALVEFIYHGEVNVHQRSLSSFLKTAEVLRVSGLTQQHGEERGDIAAQVQQQTNNNRGGTPQNHHSPPLHHPDDIPSPESNGHPPRRSSNSRRERRNSLEQQITESEQKRPRQDINLNNNSPPEQLTPTDFSPSAMKHAAALAALHNSESIGHGNGLDSAPHSPHITAGLPPRPTNHDDDVKNEPMDASLDIDNNSMDSNSGTDKKGPPSNCSVGDHDEHDLRIHPAFLTASDSKLFATAAGTFNFSMAALTGDPTGLAGLGSPSLQSTAESLAGTSQVR
- the LOC123293860 gene encoding broad-complex core protein isoform X1; its protein translation is MVDTQHFCLRWNNYQSSITSAFENLRDDEDFVDVTLACDGKSLKAHRVVLSACSPYFRELLKSTPCKHPVIVLQDVAFTDLHALVEFIYHGEVNVHQRSLSSFLKTAEVLRVSGLTQQHGEERGDIAAQVQQQTNNNRGGTPQNHHSPPLHHPDDIPSPESNGHPPRRSSNSRRERRNSLEQQITESEQKRPRQDINLNNNSPPEQLTPTDFSPSAMKHAAALAALHNSESIGHGNGLDSAPHSPHITAGLPPRPTNHDDDVKNEPMDASLDIDNNSMDSNSGTDKKGPPSNCSVGDHDEHDLRIHPAFLTASDSKLFATAAGTFNFSMAALTGDPTGLAGLGSPSLQSTAESLAGTSQGSGGGTPYRMPPPTSGGINEPQECPYCRRTFSCYYSLKRHFQDKHERSDTLYVCEFCHRRYRTKNSLTTHKSLQHRGTSGMLRRLLKTTAVKNAVLGGGASAPPPLG
- the LOC123293860 gene encoding broad-complex core protein isoforms 1/2/3/4/5 isoform X2, with the protein product MVDTQHFCLRWNNYQSSITSAFENLRDDEDFVDVTLACDGKSLKAHRVVLSACSPYFRELLKSTPCKHPVIVLQDVAFTDLHALVEFIYHGEVNVHQRSLSSFLKTAEVLRVSGLTQQHGEERGDIAAQVQQQTNNNRGGTPQNHHSPPLHHPDDIPSPESNGHPPRRSSNSRRERRNSLEQQITESEQKRPRQDINLNNNSPPEQLTPTDFSPSAMKHAAALAALHNSESIGHGNGLDSAPHSPHITAGLPPRPTNHDDDVKNEPMDASLDIDNNSMDSNSGTDKKGPPSNCSVGDHDEHDLRIHPAFLTASDSKLFATAAGTFNFSMAALTGDPTGLAGLGSPSLQSTAESLAGTSQGMLSMLHGNSAAVAAAAALKKLFTCMRCGKVLCSKASLKRHIADKHAERHEEYRCVICERVYCSRNSLMTHIYTYHKSRPGDIDIKFF